TCGAGATCGTGACCAGATCGCCCGGCTATCTGTTGCGGACCGATCCTGATCGCATCGACCTGCACCGGGCTCGGGAACTGGCGCGGAGCGCGGGCGAGACGACGGGGACCGCGCGGATCGTCGTGCTGCGGGCGGCGCTGCGGCTGTGGCGCGGCCCCGCGCTCGCCGAGATGGAGAGCCTGCCGCTGTTGCGTGCGACCTCGATGTCGATCGAGGAGTTCCGGCTCGGCCTGGTCGAGGATCGGATCGAGGCGGAGCTGGCCGTCGGCGTGGGCTCCGATCTCCTCGCCGAACTCAATGAACTCGTCACCCAGCATCCGCTGCGGGAACGCCTGACCGACCACCTCATGGTCGTGCTCTATCGCAGCGGCCGGCGGGCTGATGCGCTGCGGCGCTACCACGAGCTTCGCGAACGGCTGGCCGACGAGTTCGGCGTCGATCCCTCACCCCAGTTGCAGAACACCTACCAGCGCATCCTCCGCGACGATCCGGTGGCCGACGACGCGGCGCGGAGCGAGGAGCAGGTCGACGCGGACGATCCCGCCGACATCGATCGGCCGGCTCTCGCCCCGAGCCTCGCGGTGATCCCGGCCCAGCTCCCGCCGCAGATCGGGGGCTTCGTCGGACGGGAGAGCGAGCTGGCCGTCCTGGACTCGCTGCTGCCGAGCAGGCACCACGACGTCGGCTCGCGGATCGCCGTGGTCAGCGGCGTGGCGGGTCTCGGTAAGAGCGCGCTCGCCGTCACCTGGGCGCATCGCGCGAGCACCGCGCCTACCGCGGAGTTCCCCGACGGTCAGCTCTTCGCGTCGCTCCGCGGCGTCGATCCCGACGAGCAGCCCGCGGCGCCCGCCGACGTGCTGCGGCAGTTCTTGATCGGGCTCGGTCAGACGGCCGACCAGATCCCGGCGGGTCTCACCGAGCGCGTGGCGCTCTACCGGTCGATCACCGCGAAGCGGCGGATGCTCGTGGTGCTCGACGACGCGGTCGATCACCAGCAGGTGCAGCCGCTCCTTCCGGCGGCGCAGTCCTGCACGGTCCTGATCACGAGTCGACGGATGCTGGACGGCCTGCTGGTCACCAACGGGGCCCGACTGATCCGGCTGGGTCCGCTGCCCGCCGCCCAGGCGGGGGAACTCGTCAGCCGGGTGGTCGGCGACGTCGTGTTGACGCAGTCGGAGCGGGATCGACTGGCCGACCTGTGTGGGAACCTGCCGCTCGCCCTGCGGATCACCGCGGCGCGACTGGCGGGCGATCCGGGCCTGACGGTCGGCGAGCTGATCGACGAGCTCGCCGACGAGCGACGCCGTCTCGGCGCGCTGCGGGCGGGCGATTCGCAGATCAGCGTCCGGGGCGCGTTCGAGTTGACCTACCGCAGGCTGGCACCGGAGGCGGCCAGGCTCTTCCGACTCGTCGGTGTGCATCCCGGCGTCGAGATGAGCAGATCCGTGCTGGCCGCGATGGCGGGAACGTCGTCGGCCTCGGTCGCCGAGCAGCTCCACGTCTTGGAGTCGGTTCACCTGATGTCGGCGCTGGGCGACGGCCGGTTCGGCACCCACGATCTGATCCGGCTCTACGCCAGGCAGCTCGCCGCCGACGAACTGGCGCCCGCGGAACGCGAGGCCGCCGCGGAGGCGCTCGTCGACTTCTACCTGGCGGCGGCGGAGCGGGGGCGCGATCTGATCCGCCCCATGCCGGGGAGTCCGTCATCGGACTGGGACGGCGAGCCGCCCCCGCTGAACACCACGGAGCAGGCGGTGGCCTGGTTCGACGCCGAATGGACGAACCTGTTGCACGCGGCCAGGACCGCGGTACGGCAGGACCGGTACGAGTCGGCCTGGCGGATCGCCTGGGCAGCGGCGCCCTATGTGCTGTTCCGGCATCTGCTGGACGAGTCGACCGAGCTGTTCGATCAGGGACTCGCCGCCGCCCGGACAGCGCGGGACAGACTCGGGCAGTGCCTGATGCTGCGCTGTCGTGTCAACGTCGACCTCTACCGCTCGGCGCAGCCCGAGGAGGCGCTCGGGCATGCGATGGAGGCGCTGGCGATCGCCGAGGAGATCGGCGACCCCGTGATCCTGGCCCCCACGGTGAGCAGCGTGTTCACCGCGCAGACCAGGCTGGGGCGTTATGAGGAGGCCAGACGCGGCGGCGAACGCGCGGTCGCCCTG
This genomic stretch from Actinoalloteichus hoggarensis harbors:
- a CDS encoding AfsR/SARP family transcriptional regulator — encoded protein: MDIRTMPAAGYGLEFRLLGVFEVLSSGTPIVLGSPAMRRLLALLTLNANQVVSVDRIIRVLWTGDPPASVRTILQGYVSRLRKLIGGAAAAGDDVEIVTRSPGYLLRTDPDRIDLHRARELARSAGETTGTARIVVLRAALRLWRGPALAEMESLPLLRATSMSIEEFRLGLVEDRIEAELAVGVGSDLLAELNELVTQHPLRERLTDHLMVVLYRSGRRADALRRYHELRERLADEFGVDPSPQLQNTYQRILRDDPVADDAARSEEQVDADDPADIDRPALAPSLAVIPAQLPPQIGGFVGRESELAVLDSLLPSRHHDVGSRIAVVSGVAGLGKSALAVTWAHRASTAPTAEFPDGQLFASLRGVDPDEQPAAPADVLRQFLIGLGQTADQIPAGLTERVALYRSITAKRRMLVVLDDAVDHQQVQPLLPAAQSCTVLITSRRMLDGLLVTNGARLIRLGPLPAAQAGELVSRVVGDVVLTQSERDRLADLCGNLPLALRITAARLAGDPGLTVGELIDELADERRRLGALRAGDSQISVRGAFELTYRRLAPEAARLFRLVGVHPGVEMSRSVLAAMAGTSSASVAEQLHVLESVHLMSALGDGRFGTHDLIRLYARQLAADELAPAEREAAAEALVDFYLAAAERGRDLIRPMPGSPSSDWDGEPPPLNTTEQAVAWFDAEWTNLLHAARTAVRQDRYESAWRIAWAAAPYVLFRHLLDESTELFDQGLAAARTARDRLGQCLMLRCRVNVDLYRSAQPEEALGHAMEALAIAEEIGDPVILAPTVSSVFTAQTRLGRYEEARRGGERAVALYRRLGDLTGQAMSLNNLAMIDQSCGRTERAYERCLAVLDLYRRIDEPANEAVVLNNLSELAAELADWQAAEDFARRARSVAVSCGASVQEAKALSHLGEVHLRDGDVCSARFRWEQALALVHGSSSPIRAEVEQRLAELAAQDESERAW